In Ktedonobacterales bacterium, a genomic segment contains:
- a CDS encoding methyltransferase domain-containing protein yields the protein MPWNPERYHQFQKERSAPFADLLQLVKRREGLRVIDLGCGTGELTRRLADALPGSDVLGLDSSPEMLAKSASFVRPGLRFELGAIEEAVGAGARAAGEWDLIFSNAAIHWVNDHQRLIPRLFSLLRPGGHLVVQLPSNYSHPTHTLISETVHEEPFAQALNGWSRPVPVLSIEEYAELLYAQGGEDLIVFEKIYPHVLQDADALVDWVSGTALVPYFERFSEEMQGRFLERYRQKLRQRFPSSPIFYGFRRTLFAATRPA from the coding sequence ATGCCCTGGAACCCCGAACGCTACCATCAGTTTCAGAAAGAACGGTCTGCGCCCTTTGCTGATTTGTTGCAGTTGGTAAAGCGGCGCGAGGGCTTGCGCGTGATCGATCTGGGCTGCGGGACAGGCGAATTAACGCGGCGGCTGGCCGACGCGCTGCCCGGCAGCGATGTGTTGGGGCTGGATAGCTCGCCAGAGATGCTGGCGAAATCGGCGTCCTTTGTGCGCCCTGGTTTGCGCTTTGAGTTGGGCGCGATTGAAGAGGCAGTGGGCGCGGGTGCGCGAGCCGCAGGCGAGTGGGATCTGATCTTTTCCAATGCAGCCATTCACTGGGTCAACGATCATCAGAGGCTCATCCCCCGGCTCTTTTCGCTGCTGCGCCCAGGCGGGCACCTGGTTGTGCAGCTTCCCTCCAACTATAGCCACCCGACGCACACGCTGATAAGCGAGACCGTCCACGAGGAACCGTTTGCCCAGGCGCTCAACGGCTGGAGTCGGCCTGTTCCGGTGCTTTCGATTGAGGAGTATGCTGAACTGCTCTACGCGCAGGGCGGCGAAGATTTGATCGTTTTCGAGAAGATTTATCCCCATGTGCTTCAGGATGCCGACGCGCTGGTTGATTGGGTATCGGGGACGGCGCTGGTACCCTATTTCGAGCGTTTCTCTGAAGAGATGCAGGGGCGGTTTCTGGAACGCTATCGCCAGAAACTGCGCCAGCGTTTCCCTTCCAGCCCGATCTTCTATGGCTTCCGGCGCACGCTGTTTGCGGCTACGCGCCCAGCATAA
- a CDS encoding MFS transporter, with protein MDNQISKTSTTAIAPAPASEETAQATAHVPYLRATLALCVGTLTLLPSVYSPQPILPLLSQDFHISAGVAGLTLTVFNVALATALLIAGPLSDRIGRRPIIIFASLLVVIPALVAAWTPTYGLLLVARVAQGILTSGIGAVAIAYLGDELPPAERGSAIGWYAMAQSWSALLGRVGGGVIAGPFGWRIMFVALGLLSLVGALILTLGLPQARRFRPNANMRGAFRQMAGTLRSRVLISGYLVGFLLGTVLLGFLTYISYYLSAPPFNLSTTALGLIFLAYVFGLLAPAAGKLSTRIGRRPVISLCLLIMAAGILLTLVQSLLIVILGVVLLALGLISAFGVANAYVNDNAAGRRGGATGLYLFGWYIGGAAGAFALGPIWTRYHWPGVTLVALGMIALNLLALWTLGRGKPAAEFK; from the coding sequence TTGGACAACCAGATCAGCAAAACTTCCACAACAGCCATCGCGCCAGCGCCAGCAAGCGAAGAAACGGCGCAAGCAACGGCGCATGTGCCGTATCTACGCGCCACGCTGGCGCTGTGTGTCGGCACGCTCACCCTGCTGCCATCGGTCTACTCACCGCAGCCGATCCTGCCGCTGCTTAGCCAGGATTTCCATATCAGCGCGGGCGTTGCTGGCCTCACTCTCACCGTCTTCAATGTGGCGCTGGCGACAGCTCTGCTGATCGCCGGGCCGCTCTCAGACCGCATCGGGCGGAGGCCCATCATCATCTTCGCCAGCCTGCTGGTCGTCATTCCTGCCCTGGTAGCCGCCTGGACGCCCACCTATGGCCTGCTGCTGGTGGCGCGAGTGGCGCAGGGCATCCTGACCTCTGGCATCGGGGCTGTCGCCATCGCCTATCTCGGCGACGAACTGCCGCCTGCGGAGCGCGGCAGCGCCATTGGCTGGTACGCGATGGCGCAGAGTTGGTCGGCGCTGCTGGGGCGCGTTGGCGGTGGTGTCATCGCGGGGCCGTTTGGCTGGCGCATCATGTTCGTCGCGCTGGGGCTGCTCTCGCTCGTTGGCGCGCTCATTCTCACGCTGGGCTTGCCGCAGGCGCGGCGCTTCCGTCCCAACGCAAATATGCGCGGCGCGTTCCGCCAGATGGCCGGGACGCTGCGCTCGCGCGTCCTCATCAGCGGTTATCTGGTCGGCTTCTTGCTGGGGACAGTACTGCTGGGCTTCCTCACCTATATCAGCTACTATCTCTCCGCGCCGCCGTTCAACCTGTCCACCACTGCGCTGGGACTGATCTTCCTGGCTTATGTCTTTGGACTCCTCGCGCCAGCGGCGGGCAAGCTCTCGACGCGCATCGGACGTCGGCCAGTCATCAGCCTCTGCCTGCTCATCATGGCCGCTGGCATTCTCCTTACGCTCGTTCAGTCGCTGCTCATCGTCATTCTGGGCGTGGTGCTGCTGGCGTTGGGCTTGATCTCCGCCTTTGGCGTCGCCAATGCCTATGTCAACGACAACGCTGCTGGCAGGCGCGGCGGCGCAACCGGCCTCTATCTCTTCGGCTGGTACATTGGCGGCGCTGCCGGAGCCTTCGCCCTGGGTCCGATCTGGACGCGCTATCACTGGCCGGGCGTCACGCTCGTCGCGCTGGGCATGATCGCCCTGAATCTGCTGGCGCTCTGGACGCTGGGGCGCGGCAAACCCGCCGCTGAGTTCAAGTGA